One window of Dehalococcoidales bacterium genomic DNA carries:
- a CDS encoding cytochrome c peroxidase codes for MKKFFLNLLVSFSIVTLLSFAIQLPLPAAALETSFTITASATAGGTVSPSGNISVNAGANQIFTFTPNSGYTIGGIMIDDSFINPQPGYTFSNVSANHTIEALFTLKQVVVPPPNLQPLNQTPVPEPPNLSLFVKNKSVAVQLGKAFFWDMQAGSDGVVACATCHFTGGADGRMKNTVNPGADGIFEVVAGVNETLDFNNSNIFPFHERANQGHLQSDPVIRDYRDVVGSQGVKKADFVAVVPGSAVDDMVPVPDPVFNVDGVNVRQVTGRQAPTIYDAAFNFNQFWDGRASFIFNGENPFGLADPDAGVWFNDPVEGLVKRPVRIEFASLASQATGPALDPVEMSAAGRTFPELGRKMLSLVPLGKQLVSHDDSVLGGLSNSMRYPDGSVEYAPGLHDSYAELIEASFRDYLWNSLEPVTGVSIRERLPGGEIVVTPATQMEANFSLFWGLSIQLYESTLISDQTPFDFWLAGETNALTEQQKMGFSIFNGTGKCNVCHSGVEFTNASVSASRYLNDSLHGLIEMMFVADGRQVIYDDGFNNTSVTRTTDDIGRGGTQPHINPLTGQRYPLSFSALAKLQAEGKIPFSTPILDPFLVPYNIPVNAEGAFKVPGLRNIELTTPYFHNGGVENLDDVLDMYIRGGNHPAENVHDLDADIAGGLSNTLNNEVSEHAVIEFMKSLTDPRVVASSAPFDHPELFIPEGSPDTLRRIPGKDSFGESIPALPLTINPVTSPTNVATQTVSGTINEGLSPEITVSTSATVETVTVDGSIWSAEISGLVEGTNTVRASVTDDGVLTRVTATVTLDTTPPALTLNPVTSPTTLVSQSVSGTTETGAVVRISVNDGAPVSAIMSGVNWSFNAALSIGTNTISVTATDGAGNTAEPLPGEIVRQPQTAPTAFTANLSAGWSLLSTPVALEPVMNTMDMILDASTIENVEVVIRWKDGEWQQFLGADELRPLEAVYVKVKADATAAATMVPATGATAPPSRELSAGLNLVGPAPVFTDGAFAAQALNLALVYIEQAPGGLNGYTVVISPGYNQSAWEYVRGGPVRDLIPFKGYWVIMDNPDTLFGFNTTPLVP; via the coding sequence ATGAAAAAGTTCTTTCTAAATCTGCTGGTCTCATTTAGCATTGTCACGCTTCTGAGTTTCGCTATTCAGCTTCCCCTGCCGGCTGCTGCCCTGGAGACTAGCTTCACTATCACCGCTTCGGCTACCGCGGGCGGGACTGTCAGCCCCTCCGGTAATATCAGCGTAAATGCGGGCGCCAACCAGATATTCACTTTTACTCCCAACTCCGGTTACACCATCGGCGGCATCATGATTGACGACAGCTTCATTAACCCGCAACCAGGCTACACCTTCAGTAACGTGAGCGCTAACCACACTATAGAAGCGCTATTTACACTGAAGCAGGTAGTGGTGCCGCCCCCGAATTTGCAACCCCTTAACCAGACACCGGTCCCCGAGCCGCCGAACCTGTCGCTGTTTGTGAAGAACAAGTCTGTGGCCGTCCAGCTGGGTAAGGCTTTTTTCTGGGACATGCAGGCGGGGAGTGATGGCGTGGTAGCCTGCGCTACCTGTCATTTTACCGGTGGCGCGGATGGCCGGATGAAGAACACGGTTAACCCGGGGGCCGATGGCATCTTCGAAGTCGTGGCTGGCGTCAATGAGACGCTCGATTTTAATAACAGCAACATTTTCCCTTTCCACGAGCGGGCGAACCAGGGACACCTCCAGTCCGACCCGGTTATACGTGACTACAGGGATGTGGTCGGCTCCCAGGGAGTGAAAAAAGCTGATTTTGTGGCCGTAGTACCCGGCTCCGCGGTTGATGACATGGTGCCCGTACCCGACCCGGTATTTAACGTAGACGGTGTAAACGTGAGACAGGTGACGGGACGCCAGGCGCCCACTATTTACGATGCCGCCTTTAACTTCAACCAGTTCTGGGACGGACGGGCCAGCTTTATCTTCAATGGCGAAAACCCCTTCGGTCTGGCCGACCCGGACGCCGGCGTCTGGTTCAATGACCCGGTGGAGGGGCTGGTAAAGCGTCCGGTGCGCATCGAGTTTGCCAGCCTGGCGTCCCAGGCTACCGGCCCGGCGCTTGACCCCGTTGAAATGTCCGCCGCCGGACGCACCTTCCCCGAGCTAGGCAGGAAAATGTTGAGTCTCGTTCCGCTTGGCAAGCAGCTTGTCAGTCACGATGACAGTGTGCTGGGCGGTCTCTCCAATTCAATGCGTTACCCTGATGGGAGCGTTGAATACGCCCCCGGCCTGCACGACTCTTATGCTGAGTTGATCGAAGCTTCTTTCCGGGACTACCTGTGGAATTCACTCGAGCCTGTGACCGGTGTCAGCATTCGGGAGCGTCTGCCGGGCGGTGAAATTGTGGTTACACCGGCTACACAGATGGAGGCCAACTTCTCCCTATTCTGGGGGCTGTCCATCCAGCTCTATGAGTCCACCCTGATATCCGACCAGACTCCATTTGACTTCTGGCTCGCCGGTGAGACCAACGCCTTGACCGAACAGCAGAAGATGGGGTTCTCTATCTTCAATGGTACCGGTAAGTGTAATGTCTGTCATTCCGGCGTCGAGTTCACCAATGCCTCGGTCAGCGCGTCCCGCTACCTGAATGACAGTCTCCATGGTCTTATCGAGATGATGTTCGTCGCCGACGGCAGGCAGGTCATCTATGATGATGGTTTTAACAATACCTCGGTCACACGGACGACTGACGACATCGGCCGGGGCGGGACACAGCCCCATATTAACCCGCTAACCGGCCAGCGTTACCCCCTCTCCTTCTCGGCGCTGGCCAAGCTCCAGGCAGAGGGCAAGATACCCTTCTCCACGCCGATACTGGACCCCTTCCTTGTCCCCTACAACATTCCGGTCAACGCGGAGGGCGCTTTCAAAGTGCCGGGTCTGCGTAATATCGAGCTGACTACTCCGTATTTCCATAACGGCGGCGTGGAGAACCTCGATGACGTGCTCGACATGTACATCCGCGGCGGCAACCACCCGGCGGAGAATGTCCACGACCTTGATGCCGATATCGCCGGTGGTTTATCGAATACACTCAATAACGAGGTCTCAGAACACGCCGTAATTGAATTCATGAAATCGCTGACTGACCCCCGGGTAGTGGCATCATCAGCTCCCTTCGACCATCCGGAGCTTTTCATTCCGGAGGGTTCTCCCGATACGCTCCGGCGGATACCGGGCAAGGATTCATTTGGCGAGTCCATTCCGGCGCTTCCTCTTACCATAAACCCGGTTACCAGCCCGACCAATGTCGCCACCCAGACTGTCTCCGGCACAATAAATGAGGGTTTGAGCCCTGAAATCACGGTCAGCACCTCTGCTACAGTGGAGACTGTTACCGTAGATGGCTCCATCTGGAGCGCCGAAATCAGCGGTCTTGTTGAGGGAACCAATACCGTCAGAGCCAGCGTCACTGATGACGGCGTGCTGACGAGGGTTACAGCCACCGTAACCCTCGATACCACCCCACCGGCGCTTACCCTCAATCCGGTTACCAGTCCGACCACACTTGTCAGCCAGTCCGTATCGGGAACTACGGAGACCGGAGCGGTGGTAAGGATTTCTGTCAATGACGGCGCGCCGGTGTCCGCGATAATGAGCGGTGTTAACTGGAGTTTTAACGCCGCCCTTAGTATCGGGACGAACACCATCTCCGTAACGGCCACCGACGGCGCGGGCAACACGGCAGAGCCACTGCCGGGCGAAATAGTCCGGCAACCTCAAACAGCGCCGACAGCCTTTACAGCCAATCTATCCGCCGGATGGAGCTTGCTGTCCACTCCGGTGGCACTGGAGCCTGTTATGAACACGATGGACATGATTCTCGATGCTTCAACCATCGAGAATGTGGAAGTGGTTATCCGCTGGAAAGACGGTGAGTGGCAGCAGTTTTTAGGCGCTGATGAGCTGCGCCCTCTGGAAGCGGTTTACGTGAAAGTGAAGGCGGACGCGACGGCCGCAGCGACTATGGTTCCGGCCACCGGAGCGACTGCTCCACCAAGCCGTGAGCTAAGCGCGGGCTTGAACCTGGTCGGTCCGGCGCCGGTGTTTACAGACGGGGCTTTTGCGGCGCAGGCGTTGAACCTGGCGCTGGTCTACATCGAGCAGGCACCGGGAGGACTCAACGGGTACACTGTCGTCATCAGCCCCGGCTATAACCAGTCTGCCTGGGAGTATGTGCGGGGCGGCCCGGTGCGTGACCTGATCCCGTTCAAAGGTTACTGGGTAATCATGGACAATCCTGATACGCTGTTCGGCTTCAACACCACTCCGTTAGTGCCGTAA
- a CDS encoding M56 family metallopeptidase has protein sequence MIESLGMLAYELLLELLVASLLVWVVVVVVIRCFSITDPAWRVRFSALPVLLPVFGVPLIHLLIRPLFPEPHSAPLEHFLNSIISMSPLIAAVFLSVAGLLLFFGVTYIFQSLAGAVCYRLDWRHQHHQQSALWLRCNDMLQPVVSKLHMSPVRLVLTDRSTCGSIAFGPLGSYIVLSRALVLMLDDEELEGLLAHELGHIKRKDTLFGVVVGASRRLLAFSPFAQTACRSFSHAQEEATDDLAIRTSGRPLALASCLVKACRLTQGHYDREPSTCLLSSTSSAEHRIRRLFENYTCVAEPSGKYRWLFFGLVAVVFTILLLVV, from the coding sequence ATGATTGAGTCTTTGGGGATGCTAGCCTACGAGCTGCTACTTGAATTACTCGTGGCCAGTTTGCTCGTTTGGGTTGTGGTGGTGGTTGTAATACGCTGCTTCAGTATCACTGACCCTGCCTGGCGGGTTCGCTTTTCTGCCCTTCCCGTATTGCTTCCCGTTTTTGGAGTGCCGCTGATTCACCTGTTAATCCGGCCTCTCTTCCCGGAGCCCCACTCCGCTCCCCTGGAACACTTTCTGAATTCTATAATCAGCATGTCACCTTTGATAGCCGCGGTCTTTTTGAGTGTGGCTGGACTGCTGCTGTTCTTTGGGGTTACCTATATTTTTCAGTCTTTAGCCGGGGCAGTCTGCTATAGATTAGACTGGCGGCATCAGCATCATCAGCAGTCAGCTCTCTGGCTCCGGTGTAATGATATGCTGCAGCCAGTGGTGTCAAAACTGCATATGTCCCCTGTCCGGCTGGTACTGACGGATAGGAGTACTTGCGGCAGTATCGCCTTCGGTCCTCTTGGTTCCTATATCGTGCTCTCCAGGGCACTGGTGCTCATGCTGGATGACGAAGAGTTGGAAGGTCTGCTCGCTCATGAACTAGGGCACATCAAAAGGAAAGATACGCTGTTTGGTGTCGTTGTCGGAGCAAGTCGCCGCCTTCTGGCGTTCAGTCCCTTTGCGCAAACCGCCTGCCGCAGCTTTTCTCATGCCCAGGAGGAAGCAACGGACGACCTGGCGATTCGTACAAGCGGTCGCCCACTGGCTTTAGCTTCCTGCCTGGTTAAGGCTTGTCGCCTGACTCAGGGACACTACGACCGCGAGCCGAGCACCTGTTTACTTTCATCTACAAGCTCTGCGGAACACCGGATACGACGGCTTTTTGAGAATTACACCTGCGTCGCGGAGCCGTCAGGGAAGTATCGCTGGCTCTTCTTCGGGCTTGTTGCCGTCGTGTTTACAATATTGCTTCTTGTGGTCTGA
- a CDS encoding BlaI/MecI/CopY family transcriptional regulator, translating to MDRARDSGNSSPSISLGPVETEVMNLVWEMGEVTVRDVYRVLLTRRAIAYTTVMTIMSNLTGKGVLERRRQNRAYVYTPVLSNDEFTRNKIDEIVVSTLNRFTETAMTYLVDRMAKVDPRRLSELEKAIVRLRNKETEIPDD from the coding sequence ATGGACAGGGCAAGGGACTCCGGCAATTCTTCTCCATCCATATCTCTGGGGCCGGTTGAAACCGAGGTGATGAACCTGGTATGGGAAATGGGAGAGGTCACGGTGCGAGACGTGTACCGGGTGCTTCTGACAAGGCGGGCAATAGCTTACACGACAGTCATGACCATCATGAGCAACCTGACCGGTAAAGGAGTACTCGAACGTCGTAGACAGAACCGTGCCTACGTTTACACACCTGTCTTATCTAACGACGAGTTTACCCGGAACAAGATAGATGAGATTGTGGTCAGTACATTGAACCGATTTACGGAGACAGCTATGACCTATCTGGTTGACCGTATGGCCAAGGTTGACCCCCGGAGGCTGTCTGAGCTTGAGAAAGCTATCGTCCGTTTGCGTAATAAAGAGACGGAGATACCGGATGATTGA
- a CDS encoding DUF3221 domain-containing protein gives MKYVRLVGLAGLLIGLMVVSVDCASVTKPIETEADFIGFITEIHPIKEGGISGQISVESHADKIVARYTVTIEDDTLIFRQDGDKLRNATFAALETRQWVQIWFSGPVMESWPMQGTAQQVVIIE, from the coding sequence ATGAAGTATGTCAGACTGGTCGGATTAGCAGGGCTGCTTATCGGATTGATGGTTGTATCCGTAGACTGTGCTTCAGTTACTAAACCAATAGAAACTGAAGCGGATTTCATCGGTTTTATCACTGAAATTCACCCGATTAAGGAAGGGGGTATATCCGGCCAGATTTCAGTAGAATCTCATGCTGATAAGATTGTTGCCAGATACACTGTCACCATAGAAGACGATACATTAATTTTCCGGCAGGACGGTGATAAACTCCGTAATGCAACGTTCGCAGCATTGGAAACCAGGCAATGGGTACAAATATGGTTTTCCGGGCCTGTTATGGAGTCCTGGCCTATGCAGGGAACAGCACAACAGGTTGTGATTATTGAGTAA
- a CDS encoding ethylbenzene dehydrogenase-related protein: MKKRIVLGAVMLLALTALALACAGPTEPTTPTQPTTPPPAAEPGFESARLFTFPGNWGQVQSKKVTLFYPAQASWEFVTSPQHPGSSAVNTGTGCLACHQGQEATLGQKLVSHATLEPDPIPGKKPTVDVDVKAAIDDQYLYMRFEYAAERPGVTHSLWRYNGTEWKSWGGPKPETAPGVDNSYEDRIALNIADSDIPAFDGAPIGFEKAGCFITCHNSMRAMPNEPTSAEVKAHPYFGDEGLKRTDIRKYLLISRTETDVTGGWDKTKSAEEIKTLLDEGQFLDLWQWRGARSGPIGYGDDSYVLEYRKFDPGKGIWSSPAQPEFMYDESKTGFKAIPESEFEQKLRDFPMVSGQNVVPLDPSAIFKEGDILSKYILQTPDGSRADLLFNSTWTDGKWVVEMRRALNTGNPEDKVFAAGKTYNIGIAIFHDMVSNRRHHVSFPLTLGIDTAADIKAASIK; the protein is encoded by the coding sequence GTGAAAAAACGAATTGTTTTGGGGGCGGTGATGCTGCTGGCGTTGACAGCGCTGGCTCTCGCCTGCGCCGGCCCGACAGAACCCACTACCCCAACACAACCAACCACTCCGCCACCCGCGGCTGAACCCGGCTTCGAGTCGGCGAGACTCTTTACCTTCCCCGGCAACTGGGGCCAGGTGCAGAGCAAAAAGGTGACCCTCTTTTATCCGGCCCAGGCATCCTGGGAGTTCGTCACCAGTCCCCAGCACCCCGGCAGTTCAGCCGTCAATACCGGCACCGGCTGCCTGGCCTGCCATCAGGGGCAGGAGGCCACGCTGGGTCAGAAGCTGGTCAGTCATGCCACCCTCGAACCCGACCCCATTCCCGGCAAGAAGCCCACCGTGGACGTGGATGTGAAAGCGGCTATTGATGACCAGTATCTTTACATGCGCTTTGAATATGCGGCGGAACGTCCCGGCGTCACCCATAGCCTCTGGCGCTACAACGGTACAGAGTGGAAATCCTGGGGCGGTCCGAAGCCTGAAACGGCACCGGGTGTCGACAACAGCTACGAGGACAGGATAGCCTTAAACATCGCCGACAGCGATATCCCGGCCTTTGACGGCGCTCCCATTGGTTTTGAGAAAGCCGGCTGCTTCATCACTTGCCACAATAGCATGCGTGCTATGCCCAACGAGCCTACCTCCGCCGAGGTCAAGGCGCACCCTTACTTTGGAGATGAGGGGCTGAAGCGCACCGACATCCGCAAGTATCTGCTGATAAGCCGCACCGAGACCGACGTAACGGGCGGCTGGGACAAGACCAAGAGCGCCGAGGAAATCAAGACTCTTCTTGACGAAGGCCAGTTCCTCGACCTGTGGCAGTGGCGGGGCGCCCGCTCCGGCCCCATCGGCTACGGCGATGACAGCTATGTTCTCGAGTACCGTAAATTCGACCCCGGCAAAGGGATATGGAGCTCGCCCGCTCAGCCTGAGTTCATGTATGATGAGTCCAAGACCGGCTTCAAAGCCATCCCCGAATCCGAGTTCGAGCAGAAGCTGCGGGATTTCCCGATGGTCAGCGGCCAGAACGTAGTGCCGCTTGACCCGTCGGCCATCTTTAAGGAGGGGGATATTCTCTCCAAGTACATCCTGCAGACTCCGGACGGCAGCCGTGCTGACCTGCTCTTCAACAGTACATGGACCGACGGCAAATGGGTTGTAGAGATGCGCCGCGCATTGAACACCGGTAATCCTGAGGATAAGGTGTTCGCCGCGGGCAAGACCTACAATATAGGCATCGCCATCTTCCATGACATGGTCTCCAACCGGCGTCACCATGTCTCCTTCCCGCTAACCCTTGGCATAGATACCGCAGCGGATATTAAGGCAGCCAGTATAAAGTAA